A genomic window from Terriglobia bacterium includes:
- a CDS encoding nuclear transport factor 2 family protein: protein MGNTEAMAVAKAYFAAVNETRLEDLAQIFAEDARMEYPQVGVLVGREAIKNFYAWVFRSYGDRDDRVTRFFSDGGNGVAAEIHFEGKTAQGAPVVFDAVDLFRVENGHIVELKIFFDAKKVLEMVGEAKR from the coding sequence ATGGGGAACACCGAAGCCATGGCCGTGGCTAAAGCCTACTTTGCCGCGGTCAATGAGACCCGCCTGGAGGATCTCGCGCAGATCTTTGCCGAAGACGCACGCATGGAGTACCCGCAGGTGGGCGTCCTGGTCGGCAGGGAAGCGATCAAGAATTTTTATGCTTGGGTCTTCCGCTCGTACGGCGATCGCGACGACCGTGTGACGCGCTTCTTTTCCGATGGCGGGAACGGCGTGGCCGCGGAGATCCACTTTGAGGGCAAGACGGCCCAGGGCGCCCCGGTGGTCTTCGACGCCGTGGACCTCTTCCGGGTGGAAAACGGGCACATCGTGGAGTTAAAAATTTTCTTCGACGCCAAGAAAGTGCTTGAAATGGTCGGAGAGGCCAAAAGGTAA
- a CDS encoding AMP-binding protein, whose amino-acid sequence MTPPESSPSQTELAGKKLAYVACPETDSPEGAAWGRETLPHALRKCASRWGEKPLLVFPERRLTAAGLLREVEQFAMGLRTLGAGPREHTAVCLPNLAETCVAELATAALGGAAMFINTRYRISEFEYVLKQSDAATLVLPREFLQIDFLKMLRQVCPEVAQARDGRVRSAAFPMLQRVIVVGGAPEGLLSYEEVLRRGAVSGGTGDLRRQEEAVQPDDVVILQYTSGTTAFPKAVLLSHGQVLRNAFQMEERANVREEDRVLSAMPMFHVGGSVCALLGAVTRGFTLYTSAAFDAGETLRLIEEEKITTYIGLESMFIAMHNHQDFAKRSRASLSKGWSAGTPSVLRMVVEEIGIQHLCPLYGLSEGSPNVAITGWNDPQEKRVNTMGRPEPGVEIKIIDGATGKTLARGERGEICFRGWNVMKGYYKKPEETAAAIDNEGWLHTGDAGYIDDDGFVIWTGRLKDMFRVGGENVSALEVENFLCGHPAIRAAAVVGVPDERLREVLLAFVQLKSGATLTEKELIEYCKERIAGFKVPRHVRFVEQFEMTGSGKIQKYVMREKILREF is encoded by the coding sequence ATGACGCCGCCCGAATCCAGCCCCTCGCAGACCGAACTCGCAGGAAAGAAGCTCGCGTACGTCGCGTGCCCGGAAACGGACTCGCCGGAAGGGGCGGCCTGGGGCCGCGAAACGCTACCGCACGCCCTTCGCAAGTGCGCCAGCCGCTGGGGCGAGAAGCCCCTGCTGGTCTTTCCCGAGCGCCGGCTGACAGCGGCGGGATTGCTCCGCGAAGTGGAACAGTTTGCCATGGGCTTGCGCACGCTGGGCGCCGGCCCGCGCGAGCACACCGCGGTCTGCCTGCCCAATCTGGCGGAGACCTGCGTGGCCGAGCTGGCGACCGCGGCGCTCGGCGGCGCGGCGATGTTCATCAATACCCGCTACCGGATCAGCGAGTTCGAATACGTGCTGAAGCAGTCCGATGCGGCGACCCTGGTGCTGCCGCGCGAGTTCCTGCAGATCGATTTTCTGAAGATGCTGCGGCAGGTCTGCCCGGAAGTGGCGCAGGCCAGGGACGGGCGCGTGCGCAGCGCCGCGTTTCCCATGCTGCAGCGCGTGATCGTCGTGGGCGGCGCGCCCGAGGGCCTGCTGTCGTACGAAGAAGTGCTGCGGCGGGGCGCGGTGAGCGGCGGAACGGGGGATTTGCGCCGGCAGGAAGAAGCGGTGCAGCCGGACGACGTGGTGATCCTGCAGTACACCTCGGGCACCACGGCGTTTCCGAAGGCCGTGCTGCTCTCACACGGCCAGGTGCTGCGCAACGCCTTCCAGATGGAAGAGCGGGCCAACGTGCGCGAGGAAGACCGCGTGCTCTCGGCCATGCCCATGTTCCACGTGGGCGGCTCGGTGTGCGCGCTGCTGGGCGCGGTGACGCGGGGCTTCACGCTGTACACCTCGGCGGCGTTCGATGCGGGGGAGACGCTGCGGCTCATCGAGGAAGAGAAGATCACCACGTACATCGGGCTCGAGTCCATGTTTATCGCCATGCACAATCACCAGGATTTTGCGAAGCGCTCGCGGGCCAGCCTTTCCAAAGGCTGGTCGGCGGGCACGCCGTCGGTGCTGCGCATGGTGGTCGAGGAGATCGGGATCCAGCACCTCTGCCCGCTCTATGGCCTCTCCGAAGGCAGCCCCAACGTGGCCATTACCGGCTGGAACGATCCGCAGGAAAAGCGCGTCAACACCATGGGCCGCCCGGAACCGGGCGTGGAAATCAAAATCATCGACGGAGCCACGGGCAAGACGCTGGCGCGCGGCGAGCGCGGAGAGATCTGTTTCCGCGGCTGGAACGTGATGAAGGGCTATTACAAAAAGCCGGAAGAAACCGCGGCAGCCATCGACAACGAGGGCTGGCTGCACACCGGTGACGCCGGCTACATCGACGACGACGGCTTCGTGATCTGGACCGGGCGCCTGAAGGACATGTTCCGCGTCGGGGGCGAAAACGTTTCGGCGCTGGAGGTGGAGAATTTCCTCTGCGGGCATCCGGCGATCCGCGCGGCGGCGGTTGTCGGCGTCCCCGACGAGCGTTTGCGCGAGGTGCTGCTGGCGTTCGTGCAGTTGAAGAGCGGGGCAACGCTGACGGAAAAGGAATTGATCGAGTACTGCAAGGAGCGCATCGCGGGATTCAAGGTTCCACGGCACGTGCGCTTCGTCGAGCAGTTCGAGATGACCGGGAGCGGCAAAATCCAGAAATACGTGATGCGCGAGAAGATCCTGCGCGAATTCTAA